CCGGTGGCGGATACCGTGACAATGCCAGCCGTCCTGCAGCCGGTGGCGGATACCGTGATAATGCCAGCCGTCCTGCAGCCGGTGGCGGATACCGTGATAATGCCAGCCGCCCTGCAGCCGGTGGCGGATACCGTGGCAGCGCCAGCCGTCCCGCAGCCGGTGGAGGATACCGTGGTAGTGCTAATCAACCCAAAGCGGGCAGACCCCATGGTGGTACGCGATCAGGCGGCGGGTTCAAGAAAAAACGCTAGCACGATAAAAAAACGCAAAGATTTCAGGAAATTTCAGTCGAATTGTAGAGAGGTTTTACAGGTTGGCAGAACTTGTAAAGTCAAACACAATTGGGATGCTGGAAAATGATGGAAGAAGGAAAGATTATCATGAGTGAATTTAAAACAGTGGTGGAGCGGTTTGAAGAAAATCAGAAAAA
This is a stretch of genomic DNA from bacterium. It encodes these proteins:
- a CDS encoding DEAD/DEAH box helicase; amino-acid sequence: GGGYRDNASRPAAGGGYRDNASRPAAGGGYRDNASRPAAGGGYRGSASRPAAGGGYRGSANQPKAGRPHGGTRSGGGFKKKR